One genomic region from Dehalobacter restrictus DSM 9455 encodes:
- a CDS encoding flagellin, giving the protein MIVNTNILSLNAQRSLYSTQNTMQKSLEKLSSGYRINKAADDAAGLAITEKMTGQINGLNKAISNASSAISLVQTAEGALSESHSILQRMRELAVQSASDTNTASDRVKLQAEVDQLAGELTRITNTTEFNTQNLLAGGLSDTFHVGANAGQSVSLSIGAMDAFSLGVSTSRAQLGLYGAGATTLAAGSIEASSLGRGLSAQTYKIVVNNTAASTAEIADGITGGVSITAGTYNGDRNENLMIKVDAVAAGDVTAASYSLDGGTTWTGATVAANAFAYKGATFTFGNNAGNAVGQTAQYTLTAANDSIQLQDAAGTNIGAAVTVYNDMSSVTVGDAASSRTMKINSASLGSLTDGTATQVVTMLSSSAATFNTDKTILAQAVTVAGADISTQAAANTAITTINNALESVSAQRSTLGAMQNRLEHTINNLQAASENLTASRSTIKDVDMAQEMSSFTKSQILSQAGVAMLAQANQVPQAVLKLLG; this is encoded by the coding sequence ATACTATGCAGAAATCTCTGGAGAAACTCTCCTCAGGTTACAGAATCAACAAGGCTGCCGATGATGCAGCAGGTCTGGCCATTACTGAGAAAATGACCGGACAGATCAACGGTTTGAACAAAGCCATCAGCAACGCTTCCAGTGCAATTTCCTTAGTGCAGACTGCTGAAGGTGCCTTGAGCGAATCCCACAGCATTCTGCAAAGAATGAGAGAACTGGCTGTTCAGTCCGCGTCTGATACCAACACAGCAAGTGACCGTGTCAAACTTCAGGCTGAAGTTGACCAGCTTGCCGGGGAACTCACCCGTATTACCAATACTACTGAATTCAACACCCAGAACCTGTTGGCCGGTGGACTGAGTGACACCTTCCATGTCGGTGCTAACGCCGGACAGAGTGTAAGCCTCTCAATTGGTGCGATGGATGCATTTTCATTAGGGGTATCGACCTCAAGAGCACAACTGGGCTTGTATGGTGCCGGTGCAACAACATTAGCAGCTGGGAGTATTGAAGCTAGCTCTTTAGGCAGAGGACTAAGTGCCCAGACATATAAAATTGTAGTAAACAATACTGCTGCTTCAACTGCTGAAATAGCCGACGGTATTACAGGAGGCGTGAGTATTACAGCTGGCACATATAATGGAGACAGAAATGAAAATTTGATGATCAAAGTTGACGCTGTCGCAGCTGGTGATGTTACAGCAGCAAGTTATTCACTCGACGGTGGGACTACTTGGACGGGCGCAACGGTTGCTGCCAATGCATTTGCTTATAAAGGTGCAACTTTCACATTTGGAAACAATGCCGGTAATGCTGTAGGTCAGACCGCCCAATATACCCTAACCGCAGCCAACGATTCAATCCAGTTGCAAGATGCCGCTGGAACTAATATTGGAGCTGCTGTTACCGTCTACAACGATATGAGCTCTGTTACCGTTGGGGATGCTGCATCCAGCAGAACAATGAAAATTAATTCTGCAAGCTTAGGTAGTTTAACTGATGGAACTGCTACGCAGGTCGTAACGATGCTGTCATCTTCCGCTGCTACATTTAATACTGACAAAACGATACTGGCGCAGGCCGTAACTGTAGCAGGTGCGGATATCTCCACCCAAGCAGCTGCCAACACGGCGATTACAACCATCAACAACGCTCTGGAAAGTGTTTCAGCACAGCGTTCCACCCTTGGTGCTATGCAGAACCGTCTGGAACACACCATCAACAACCTGCAGGCTGCTTCTGAGAACCTGACTGCTTCCAGATCGACTATTAAAGACGTCGATATGGCTCAGGAAATGTCCAGCTTCACCAAGAGCCAGATCCTGAGTCAGGCCGGTGTTGCGATGCTGGCCCAGGCTAACCAGGTACCGCAGGCTGTTCTGAAACTCTTGGGTTGA
- a CDS encoding flagellar protein FlaG, with translation MVSPIQPVANQLPVIPADTFSGQKLQRGNDELPQFVVDKKDNASSAKEDAPREEVEQAAEKMNRLLGLVNKRMKFEIHEQSNRVMVKIIDEDSGEVLNEIPSKKLLDMLSSLDNFVGLLVDKKV, from the coding sequence GTGGTTTCGCCGATCCAACCTGTTGCCAACCAGCTGCCCGTAATACCTGCAGACACTTTTTCCGGACAGAAGCTCCAGCGGGGTAATGATGAGCTGCCCCAGTTTGTCGTTGACAAGAAAGACAATGCTTCGTCCGCTAAGGAAGATGCGCCGAGAGAAGAAGTGGAACAAGCTGCGGAAAAAATGAACCGGCTCCTGGGTCTGGTCAATAAAAGAATGAAATTTGAAATTCATGAACAGTCCAACCGGGTGATGGTTAAGATCATCGATGAAGACAGCGGCGAGGTTTTAAATGAAATTCCGTCAAAAAAGCTTTTAGATATGCTGAGTTCCTTGGATAATTTTGTAGGATTATTGGTTGATAAAAAGGTCTAA